A single window of Gossypium hirsutum isolate 1008001.06 chromosome A10, Gossypium_hirsutum_v2.1, whole genome shotgun sequence DNA harbors:
- the LOC121208467 gene encoding LOW QUALITY PROTEIN: protein high chlorophyll fluorescent 107-like (The sequence of the model RefSeq protein was modified relative to this genomic sequence to represent the inferred CDS: deleted 1 base in 1 codon), whose product MDVSGEENDDGSEDGEAEGDDVISKPSGIDAGLEEFAKKMPLFEPERGESGGTLEKPLAVNLDLSLYKARVLARKYRYEEAEKILEKCIYYWPEDGRSYVTLGKILSSKQAKRTEARAVYERGCQATQGENPYIWQCWAVLENKMGNIRRARELFDAATVADKRHIAAWHGWAVLELKQGNVKKARHLLAKCLKFCGGNEYVYQTLALLEAKANRYEQARYLFRQATKCNPKSCASWLAWAQLEVQQEKNRAARLLFEKAVQASPKNRFAWHVWGVFEANIGNVDMGRKLLKIGHALNPRDPVLLQSLALLEYKHSTANLARVLFRRASELDPRHQPVWIAWGWMEWKEGNISTARELYQRALSIDSTTESAARCLQAWGVLEQRAALEEDQGNSVRAEEIRNLYFQQRTEVVDDASWVTGFLDVIDPALDSIKRLLNLDQGLINKAREPSKDAESIEDGAEEPFLTTSLGLNDGNDIGYGSRFNLNAFIKDKLSLDPSKLDLLMENSGNSSPKRVTSPRRMWRSQNRTTMTLP is encoded by the exons ATGGATGTTTCCGGTGAAGAAAATGATGATGGGAGTGAAGATGGTGAAGCCGAAGGAGATGACGTCATTTCGAAGCCGTCGGGTATAGATGCTGGCCTCGAAGAGTTTGCCAAGAAGATGCCTCTATTCGAACCCGAAAGAGGCGAGTCCGGTGGCACACTAGAGAAGCCACTTGCGGTGAACTTGGACTTGTCATTGTATAAAGCCAGGGTTTTGGCGAGGAAGTATCGATATGAAGAAGCTGAAAAGATACTGGAGAAG TGTATATACTATTGGCCTGAAGATGGGAGATCATATGTAACATTGGGGAAGATATTGAGC AGCAAGCAAGCAAAAAGGACAGAAGCGAGGGCCGTATATGAGAGAGGTTGCCAAGCTACCCAAGGAGAAAATCCCTACATTTGGCAG TGCTGGGCTGTGTTGGAGAATAAGATGGGGAATATAAGAAGGGCTAGAGAACTTTTTGATGCGGCCACCGTTGCTGACAAAAGACACATCGCTGCTTGGCATGGATGGGCAGTTCTGGAGCTAAAACAGGGGAATGTGAAGAAAGCAAGGCATCTGCTTGCTAAATGTCTCAAATTTTGCGGTGGAAATGAGTATGTCTATCAAACCCTTGCATTGCTTGAAGCTAAAGCAAATAGGTATGAGCAGGCTCGGTACTTGTTCCGCCAGGCCACCAAGTGTAACCCAAAAAGCTGTGCCAGTTGGCTT GCATGGGCGCAATTGGAGGTACAACAGGAAAAAAATCGCGCTGCGAGGCTCCTATTTGAG AAAGCAGTCCAAGCAAGCCCCAAGAACAGGTTTGCATGGCATGTTTGGGGAGTTTTTGAAGCTAATATAGGCAATGTCGACATGGGAAGAAAACTTTTGAAGATAGGCCATGCACTCAATCCTAGAGATCCCGTTTTACTTCAGTCTCTTGCTTTGTTGGAATACAAACACTCAACGGCAAATCTAGCTCGTGTTTTGTTTAGGAGAGCCTCTGAGCTGGACCCAAGGCATCAACCAGTGTGGATA GCATGGGGATGGATGGAATGGAAGGAAGGGAATATATCAACGGCGAGGGAGTTGTACCAACGAGCCCTTTCGATTGACTCAACAACTGAAAGTGCTGCTCGATGCTTACAG GCTTGGGGTGTTTTGGAACAAAGAGCTG CATTGGAGGAGGACCAAGGAAATTCTGTGCGTGCTGAAGAAATCCGTAACCTCTACTTCCAGCAG CGTACTGAAGTAGTGGACGATGCATCATGGGTAACGGGATTTTTAGATGTCATTGATCCAGCGCTTGACAGCATAAAGAGGCTACTGAACTTGGATCAAGGCCTCATCAACAAGGCACGAGAGCCTTCGAAAGATGCAGAATCTATTGAAGATGGTGCTGAAGAACCATTTCTTACTACTTCTTTGGGACTAAATGATGGCAATGATATTGGATACGGAAGCAGATTTAACTTGAATGCTTTCATCAAAGATAAATTATCATTAGATCCATCTAAGCTGGACCTTTTGATGGAAAACTCAGGAAATTCATCTCCTAAGAGAGTAACATCTCCAAGAAGAATGTGGAGATCACAGAATCGAACCACCATGACTTTGCCTTGA
- the LOC107895497 gene encoding uncharacterized protein, translated as MSNLTKLEFVALDITGNNYLSWVLDTEIHLDAKGLGETIKEGNEESTQDKAKAMIFLRHHLHKGLKTEYLTVKDPQILWANLKERYDHQKTVILPKAHYEWLHLRLQDFKSVSDYNSTMFRITSQLNLCGEKITDAEMLEKTYSTFHANNVVVQTQYREKGFQKYSELISCLLVAEQNNELLMKNHELRPTGSAPFPEANVSLHNGQELKEIHHANSSVRGRGRGRERSRGHRYGYGRGGRFKNSHSYQKWDRKNGNIE; from the coding sequence ATGTCAAATCTTACAAAACTCGAATTTGTGGCTCTGGACATCACTGGAAATAACTATTTATCATGGGTACTAGATACTGAAATTCACTTAGATGCAAAGGGTCTTGGTGAGACTATTAAGGAGGGAAATGAAGAAAGTACACAAGATAAGGCCAAGGCCATGATTTTCCTTCGCCATCACCTCCATAAAGGTCTAAAGACCGAATATTTGACTGTTAAGGACCCTCAAATTCTTTGGGCCAATCTAAAGGAAAGATATGACCACCAGAAAACTGTGATTTTGCCTAAAGCTCATTATGAGTGGCTGCATTTAAGATTGCAAGACTTTAAGTCTGTTAGTGATTATAACTCGACCATGTTCAGAATCACTTCACAATTGAATTTATGTGGAGAGAAGATTACTGATGCAGAAATGTTAGAAAAAACATACTCAACTTTCCATGCAAATAATGTTGTTGTGCAGACACAATATCGTGAAAAAGGCTTCCAGAAATATTCTGAATTAATTTCTTGCCTCCTAGTGGCAGAGCAAAACAACGAGCTGCTAATGAAAAACCATGAATTACGCCCAACTGGCTCTGCTCCATTCCCTGAAGCGAATGTGAGTTTACACAATGGGCAAGAATTAAAAGAAATACACCATGCAAATAGTAGTGTGCGTGGTCGTGGTCGTGGCCGAGAGCGTAGCCGCGGACATAGATATGGATATGGTCGAGGTGGTCGATttaaaaattcacattcctaCCAGAAGTGGGATCGAAAAAATGGTAATATAGAATAG